The following proteins come from a genomic window of Micromonospora echinofusca:
- the rpsL gene encoding 30S ribosomal protein S12 produces MPTIQQLVRKGRQAKTSKTKTPALKGSPQRRGVCTRVYTTTPKKPNSALRKVARVKLSSQIEVTAYIPGVGHNLQEHSIVLVRGGRVKDLPGVRYKIVRGSLDTQGVRNRKQARSRYGAKKEKS; encoded by the coding sequence GTGCCCACGATCCAGCAGCTGGTCCGAAAGGGCCGCCAGGCGAAGACGAGTAAGACCAAGACCCCGGCGCTGAAGGGTTCCCCTCAGCGGCGCGGCGTGTGCACCCGCGTGTACACCACCACCCCGAAGAAGCCGAACTCGGCGCTGCGCAAGGTCGCTCGTGTCAAGCTCAGCAGCCAGATCGAAGTGACCGCCTACATCCCGGGCGTCGGCCACAACCTGCAGGAGCACTCGATCGTGCTCGTCCGTGGCGGCCGTGTGAAGGACCTCCCCGGCGTGCGTTACAAGATCGTCCGCGGTTCGCTGGACACCCAGGGCGTCCGCAACCGCAAGCAGGCGCGCAGCCGTTACGGCGCGAAGAAGGAGAAGAGCTGA
- the rpoB gene encoding DNA-directed RNA polymerase subunit beta codes for MAASRPAKTSRTSSAFAPRRVSFGRITEHLEVPNLLAIQNESFDWLVGNEAWQGRSADDPHARSGLAEILDEISPIEDFSGTMSLSFSAPRFDEVKASIEECKEKDLTYCAPLFVTAEFTNNTTGEIKSQTVFMGDFPMMTPKGTFIINGTERVVVSQLVRSPGVYFDKQPDKTSDRDLTSVKVIPSRGAWLEFDIDKRDTVGVRIDRKRRQAVTVLLKAVGWSAERIRERFGWSELMMTTLEKDHIAGADEALLDIYRKLRPGEPPTRENAQTLLDNLFFNPKRYDVAKVGRYKFNKKLELEVPITTGTLTEDDIVATVEYLCRLHAGEDGYEADDIDHFGNRRLRTVGELIQNQVRVGLSRMERVVRERMTTQDVEAITPQTLINIRPVVAAIKEFFGTSQLSQFMDQTNPLAGLTHRRRLSALGPGGLSRERAGFEVRDVHPSHYGRMCPIETPEGPNIGLIGALSTFARVNPFGFIETPYRKVVDGRVTDQIDYLTADEEDRFVKAQANAPLKADGTFAEDRVLVRRKGGETEDVAPSAVDYMDVSPRQMTSVATAMIPFLEHDDANRALMGANMQRQAVPLVKAESPLVGTGMEYRAAVDAGDVVVAEVGGVIEDLCADYITIHQDDGHRRTYLLHKFRRSNAGSCVNQKPVVFEGDRVEAGQVIADGPCTDEGEMALGRNLLVAFMCWEGHNYEDAIILSQRLVQQDVLTSIHIEEHEVDARDTKLGPEEITRDIPNVSEEMLADLDERGIIRIGAEVVPGDILVGKVTPKGETELTPEERLLRAIFGEKAREVRDTSLKVPHGETGTVIGVRTFSREDGDELPPGVNELVRVYVAQKRKIQDGDKLAGRHGNKGVISKILPIEDMPFLEDGTPVDIVLNPLGVPSRMNIGQVLETHLGWVAKTGWSVDGDDAEWKRQLRSIEAHESEPDTNVATPVFDGAREEEISGLLSSTLPNRDGKQLIGSTGKAQLFDGRSGEPLPDPIAVGYIYILKLNHLVDDKIHARSTGPYSMITQQPLGGKAQFGGQRFGEMECWAMQAYGAAYALQELLTIKSDDVLGRVKVYEAIVKGENIPEPGIPESFKVLLKELQSLCLNVEVLSSDGVALEMRETDDEVFRAAEELGIDLSRREPSSVEEV; via the coding sequence TTGGCAGCTTCCCGCCCTGCGAAGACCAGTCGTACGTCGAGCGCATTCGCTCCCCGCCGAGTTTCATTCGGCAGGATCACCGAACACCTCGAGGTCCCCAACCTCCTCGCCATCCAGAACGAGTCCTTCGACTGGCTCGTCGGCAACGAGGCTTGGCAGGGCCGGTCGGCGGACGACCCGCACGCACGCTCGGGTCTCGCGGAGATCCTCGACGAGATCAGTCCCATTGAGGACTTCTCCGGCACCATGTCGCTCTCCTTCTCGGCTCCGCGCTTCGACGAGGTCAAGGCCTCGATCGAGGAGTGCAAGGAGAAGGACCTGACCTACTGCGCCCCGCTGTTCGTGACCGCGGAGTTCACCAACAACACCACTGGCGAGATCAAGAGCCAGACGGTGTTCATGGGTGACTTCCCGATGATGACGCCGAAGGGCACCTTCATCATCAACGGCACCGAGCGCGTCGTGGTCAGCCAGCTCGTCCGTTCGCCGGGCGTCTACTTCGACAAGCAGCCGGACAAGACCTCCGACCGCGACCTCACCAGCGTCAAGGTCATCCCCAGCCGGGGTGCCTGGCTCGAGTTCGACATCGACAAGCGCGACACGGTCGGCGTCCGCATCGACCGCAAGCGCCGGCAGGCCGTCACGGTCCTGCTCAAGGCCGTCGGTTGGTCGGCCGAGCGGATCCGCGAGCGGTTCGGCTGGTCCGAGCTGATGATGACCACGCTCGAGAAGGACCACATCGCCGGCGCGGACGAGGCGTTGCTCGACATCTACCGGAAGCTCCGCCCTGGCGAGCCGCCGACCCGCGAGAACGCCCAGACCCTGCTCGACAACCTCTTCTTCAACCCGAAGCGGTACGACGTCGCCAAGGTCGGTCGTTACAAGTTCAACAAGAAGCTCGAGCTGGAGGTGCCGATCACGACCGGCACCCTGACCGAGGACGACATCGTCGCCACCGTGGAGTACCTCTGCCGGCTGCACGCCGGTGAGGACGGCTACGAGGCCGACGACATCGACCACTTCGGCAACCGGCGCCTGCGTACCGTGGGCGAGCTGATCCAGAACCAGGTCCGGGTCGGTCTGTCCCGGATGGAGCGCGTCGTCCGCGAGCGGATGACGACCCAGGACGTCGAGGCGATCACGCCGCAGACCCTGATCAACATCCGTCCCGTGGTGGCGGCGATCAAGGAGTTCTTCGGCACGTCGCAGCTGTCCCAGTTCATGGACCAGACCAACCCGCTGGCGGGTCTGACCCACCGGCGCCGGCTGAGCGCGCTCGGCCCGGGTGGTCTGTCCCGGGAGCGGGCCGGCTTCGAGGTCCGCGACGTGCACCCGTCCCACTACGGCCGGATGTGCCCGATCGAGACGCCCGAAGGCCCGAACATCGGTCTGATCGGCGCGCTGTCCACCTTCGCCCGGGTCAACCCGTTCGGCTTCATCGAGACGCCGTACCGGAAGGTCGTCGACGGTCGGGTCACCGACCAGATCGACTACCTGACCGCGGACGAGGAGGACCGGTTCGTCAAGGCGCAGGCCAACGCGCCGCTGAAGGCGGACGGCACGTTCGCCGAGGACCGCGTCCTGGTGCGCCGTAAGGGCGGCGAGACCGAGGACGTCGCGCCGTCGGCCGTGGACTACATGGACGTCTCGCCGCGGCAGATGACCTCGGTCGCGACCGCGATGATCCCGTTCCTCGAGCACGACGACGCCAACCGCGCGCTGATGGGCGCGAACATGCAGCGCCAGGCGGTGCCGCTGGTCAAGGCCGAGTCCCCGCTCGTCGGCACCGGCATGGAATACCGTGCCGCGGTCGACGCCGGTGACGTGGTCGTCGCCGAGGTCGGTGGCGTCATCGAGGACCTCTGCGCCGACTACATCACGATCCACCAGGACGACGGCCACCGCCGCACGTACCTGCTGCACAAGTTCCGCCGCTCCAACGCCGGCTCCTGCGTCAACCAGAAGCCGGTCGTCTTCGAGGGCGACCGCGTCGAGGCCGGCCAGGTCATCGCCGACGGTCCCTGCACCGACGAGGGCGAGATGGCGCTCGGGCGCAACCTGCTCGTGGCGTTCATGTGCTGGGAGGGCCACAACTACGAGGACGCGATCATCCTGTCGCAGCGCCTCGTGCAGCAGGACGTCCTCACCTCGATCCACATCGAGGAGCACGAGGTCGACGCGCGGGACACCAAGCTCGGCCCGGAGGAGATCACCCGCGACATCCCGAACGTCAGCGAGGAGATGCTCGCCGACCTCGACGAGCGCGGCATCATCCGGATCGGCGCCGAGGTCGTTCCCGGCGACATCCTGGTCGGCAAGGTCACGCCCAAGGGTGAGACCGAGCTGACCCCGGAGGAGCGGCTGCTCCGCGCGATCTTCGGTGAGAAGGCGCGCGAGGTCCGGGACACCTCGCTGAAGGTGCCGCACGGCGAGACCGGCACGGTCATCGGTGTGCGTACCTTCTCCCGCGAGGACGGCGACGAGCTGCCCCCGGGCGTCAACGAGCTGGTCCGGGTCTACGTCGCCCAGAAGCGGAAGATCCAGGACGGCGACAAGCTCGCCGGCCGGCACGGCAACAAGGGCGTCATCTCCAAGATCCTGCCGATCGAGGACATGCCGTTCCTGGAGGACGGCACCCCCGTCGACATCGTGCTCAACCCGCTGGGTGTGCCGTCCCGGATGAACATCGGCCAGGTGCTGGAGACGCACCTCGGCTGGGTGGCGAAGACGGGCTGGAGCGTCGACGGCGACGACGCCGAGTGGAAGCGCCAGCTGCGCTCCATCGAGGCGCACGAGTCGGAGCCGGACACCAACGTGGCCACGCCGGTCTTCGACGGTGCCCGCGAGGAGGAGATCTCCGGCCTGCTGTCGTCGACCCTGCCCAACCGGGACGGCAAGCAGCTGATCGGTTCCACCGGCAAGGCGCAGCTGTTCGACGGTCGCTCCGGCGAGCCGCTGCCGGACCCGATCGCGGTCGGCTACATCTACATCCTGAAGCTCAACCACCTGGTCGACGACAAGATCCACGCCCGGTCGACCGGTCCGTACTCGATGATCACGCAGCAGCCGCTGGGTGGTAAGGCGCAGTTCGGTGGCCAGCGCTTCGGCGAGATGGAGTGCTGGGCGATGCAGGCGTACGGCGCCGCCTACGCCCTGCAGGAGCTGTTGACGATCAAGTCCGACGACGTCCTCGGCCGGGTGAAGGTCTACGAGGCCATCGTCAAGGGCGAGAACATCCCGGAGCCGGGCATCCCGGAGTCGTTCAAGGTGCTGCTCAAGGAGCTCCAGTCGCTGTGCCTCAACGTCGAGGTGCTCTCCAGCGACGGTGTGGCCCTGGAGATGCGCGAGACTGACGACGAGGTGTTCCGCGCCGCGGAGGAGCTGGGCATCGACCTGTCCCGGCGCGAGCCGAGCTCGGTCGAAGAGGTCTGA
- a CDS encoding DNA-directed RNA polymerase subunit beta', whose product MLDVNFFDELRIGLATADDIRQWSHGEVKKPETINYRTLKPEKDGLFCEKIFGPQRDWECYCGKYKRVRFKGIICERCGVEVTRSKVRRERMGHIELAAPVTHIWYFKGVPSRLGYLLDLAPKDLEKIIYFASYVVTSVDAESRHRDLSTIENEILAEKRQAENSRDSEIEKRATKLEADLAELEAEGAKADVRRKVKEGGEREMRQIRDRAQREIDRLDEVLDTFRKLEPKQLVTDELLYRELRDRFGEYFTGGMGAEAIKALVQNMDLDAEAENLRETIRSGKGQRKIRALKRLKVVAAFLNTRNSPLGMVLDCVPVIPPDLRPMVQLDGGRFATSDLNDLYRRVINRNNRLKRLIDLGAPEIIVNNEKRMLQEAVDALFDNGRRGRPVTGPGNRPLKSLSDMLKGKQGRFRQNLLGKRVDYSGRSVIVVGPKLKLHQCGLPKQMALELFKPFVMKRLVDLNHAQNIKSAKRMVERQRPVVWDVLEEVIGEHPVLLNRAPTLHRLGIQAFEPQLVEGKAIQIHPLVCTAFNADFDGDQMAVHVPLSAEAQAEARILMLSSNNILKPADGKPVTMPTQDMVIGLYHLTHLTAGEKGEGRAFSSDAEARMAYDNGELHLQAPVKIRLRGVVGVDNGAGAEAWTAPEGWVEGDPLTVETTLGRVLFNETLPQGYRFVNYEIRKGQLSAIVNDLAERFPKVALAATLDGLKEAGFHWATWSGVTIGMEDVIAPPRKREILERYEKEADQIDKQYQRGLMTPEERRGELIQIWTKATNEVAKEMDTALPQENPLWKMINSGARGNLLQLRQIAAIRGLVANPKGEIIPRPIKASYREGLSVLEYFISTHGARKGLADTALRTADSGYLTRRLVDVSQDVIIREEDCGTDRAIPMQIGERIDGKLVVHEHAETSVHARTLADDIKGPDGVVVAERGQDINSILVDKIVAAGTETVRVRSVLTCESKLGVCGACYGRSLPTGKTVDVGEAVGIIAAQSIGEPGTQLTMRTFHTGGVAGEDITQGLPRVQEIFEARVPKGKAPIADTPGRIRIEDGERSRKIIVVPDDGSDEIVYDKISKRVRLRTHDGGHVAVGEKLTEGTIDPHELLRIMGPRAVQVHLTSEVQEVYRSQGVLIHDKHIEIIIRQMLKRVTVIDSGSTEFLPGVLVDRALFESENRRLVSEGGEPAAGRPVLMGITKASLATDSWLSAASFQETTRVLTDAAINSRSDSLVGLKENVIIGKLIPAGTGISKYRNVRVEPTEEAKAKVYSMTGYPETDYGFGPASGQAVPLDDFDFGSYR is encoded by the coding sequence GTGCTCGACGTCAACTTCTTCGACGAGCTGCGCATCGGCCTCGCCACCGCTGACGACATCCGTCAGTGGTCGCACGGTGAGGTCAAGAAGCCTGAGACGATCAACTACCGCACCCTGAAGCCGGAAAAGGACGGGCTCTTCTGCGAGAAGATCTTCGGTCCGCAGCGGGACTGGGAGTGCTACTGCGGTAAGTACAAGCGGGTCCGGTTCAAGGGCATCATCTGCGAGCGCTGCGGCGTCGAGGTGACCCGGTCGAAGGTCCGCCGTGAGCGGATGGGGCACATCGAGCTCGCCGCGCCGGTGACCCACATCTGGTACTTCAAGGGCGTGCCGAGCCGGCTGGGCTACCTGCTGGACCTCGCCCCCAAGGACCTCGAAAAGATCATCTACTTCGCCTCGTACGTCGTGACGAGCGTGGACGCCGAGTCGCGTCACCGTGACCTCTCGACGATCGAGAACGAGATCCTGGCCGAGAAGCGGCAGGCCGAGAACAGCCGCGACTCGGAGATCGAGAAGCGGGCCACCAAGCTCGAGGCCGACCTGGCCGAGCTGGAAGCCGAGGGTGCCAAGGCGGACGTCCGGCGCAAGGTCAAGGAGGGCGGAGAGCGCGAGATGCGCCAGATCCGCGACCGGGCCCAGCGCGAGATCGACCGCCTCGACGAGGTGCTGGACACCTTCCGCAAGCTGGAGCCGAAGCAGCTCGTCACCGACGAACTGCTCTACCGCGAGCTGCGCGACCGCTTCGGCGAGTACTTCACCGGCGGCATGGGCGCCGAGGCCATCAAGGCGCTGGTCCAGAACATGGACCTCGACGCCGAGGCCGAGAACCTGCGCGAGACCATCCGCTCCGGCAAGGGGCAGCGGAAGATCCGGGCGCTCAAGCGGCTGAAGGTCGTCGCGGCGTTCCTGAACACCCGCAACTCGCCGCTCGGCATGGTGCTCGACTGCGTGCCGGTCATCCCGCCGGACCTGCGCCCGATGGTGCAGCTCGACGGTGGCCGCTTCGCGACCTCCGACCTGAACGACCTGTACCGCCGCGTGATCAACCGGAACAACCGCCTCAAGCGGCTGATCGACCTCGGCGCGCCCGAGATCATCGTCAACAACGAGAAGCGGATGCTCCAGGAGGCCGTCGACGCGCTGTTCGACAACGGCCGCCGCGGCCGTCCGGTCACCGGGCCGGGCAACCGCCCGCTGAAGTCGCTCTCCGACATGCTCAAGGGCAAGCAGGGCCGGTTCCGGCAGAACCTGCTCGGCAAGCGCGTCGACTACTCCGGCCGTTCCGTCATCGTCGTCGGCCCGAAGCTCAAGCTGCACCAGTGCGGCCTGCCCAAGCAGATGGCGCTGGAGCTGTTCAAGCCGTTCGTGATGAAGCGGCTGGTCGACCTCAACCACGCGCAGAACATCAAGTCCGCCAAGCGGATGGTCGAGCGGCAGCGTCCGGTCGTGTGGGACGTGCTGGAAGAGGTCATCGGCGAGCACCCGGTGCTGCTGAACCGGGCGCCGACCCTGCACCGCCTGGGCATCCAGGCCTTCGAGCCGCAGCTCGTCGAGGGCAAGGCCATCCAGATCCACCCGCTGGTCTGCACCGCGTTCAACGCCGACTTCGACGGTGACCAGATGGCGGTGCACGTTCCGCTGTCCGCCGAGGCCCAGGCCGAGGCGCGGATCCTGATGCTGTCGTCGAACAACATCCTCAAGCCGGCCGACGGCAAGCCCGTCACCATGCCCACCCAGGACATGGTCATCGGCCTCTACCACCTCACCCACCTCACGGCGGGCGAGAAGGGCGAGGGCCGGGCGTTCAGCTCGGACGCCGAGGCGCGGATGGCGTACGACAACGGCGAGCTGCACCTCCAGGCCCCGGTGAAGATCCGCCTGCGGGGCGTGGTCGGGGTCGACAACGGCGCCGGCGCCGAGGCGTGGACCGCCCCGGAGGGCTGGGTCGAGGGCGACCCGCTGACCGTCGAGACGACCCTCGGCCGGGTGCTGTTCAACGAGACGCTGCCGCAGGGCTACCGCTTCGTGAACTACGAGATCCGCAAGGGTCAGCTCTCCGCGATCGTCAACGACCTCGCCGAGCGCTTCCCCAAGGTGGCGCTGGCCGCCACCCTGGACGGGCTCAAGGAGGCCGGTTTCCACTGGGCCACCTGGTCCGGCGTGACGATCGGCATGGAGGACGTCATCGCCCCGCCGCGCAAGCGGGAGATCCTGGAGCGGTACGAGAAGGAAGCCGACCAGATCGACAAGCAGTACCAGCGCGGTCTGATGACCCCGGAGGAGCGTCGCGGCGAGCTCATCCAGATCTGGACCAAGGCGACCAACGAGGTCGCCAAGGAGATGGACACCGCCCTGCCGCAGGAGAACCCGCTGTGGAAGATGATCAACTCGGGTGCCCGCGGTAACCTCCTCCAGCTCCGGCAGATCGCGGCGATCCGTGGTCTGGTGGCCAACCCGAAGGGCGAGATCATCCCGCGGCCGATCAAGGCCAGCTACCGGGAGGGTCTGTCCGTGCTGGAGTACTTCATCTCCACGCACGGTGCCCGCAAGGGTCTCGCGGACACCGCCCTGCGTACCGCCGACTCGGGTTACCTGACCCGTCGTCTGGTGGACGTCTCGCAGGACGTCATCATCCGCGAGGAGGACTGCGGCACCGACCGCGCCATCCCGATGCAGATCGGCGAGCGGATCGACGGCAAGCTGGTCGTGCACGAGCACGCCGAGACCAGCGTGCACGCCCGGACGCTGGCCGACGACATCAAGGGGCCGGACGGCGTCGTCGTCGCCGAGCGGGGTCAGGACATCAACTCGATCCTGGTCGACAAGATCGTCGCCGCCGGGACGGAGACGGTCCGGGTGCGCAGCGTGCTCACCTGCGAGTCGAAGCTGGGCGTCTGCGGTGCGTGCTACGGCCGCTCGCTGCCGACCGGCAAGACCGTGGACGTCGGCGAGGCGGTCGGCATCATCGCCGCCCAGTCGATCGGTGAGCCGGGTACGCAGCTGACGATGCGTACCTTCCACACCGGTGGTGTCGCGGGTGAGGACATCACCCAGGGTCTGCCCCGTGTGCAGGAGATCTTCGAGGCCCGGGTCCCGAAGGGCAAGGCGCCCATCGCCGACACCCCGGGTCGGATCCGGATCGAGGACGGCGAGCGTTCGCGGAAGATCATCGTGGTGCCGGACGACGGCAGCGACGAGATCGTCTACGACAAGATCTCCAAGCGGGTCCGGCTGCGTACCCACGACGGCGGTCACGTCGCGGTCGGCGAGAAGCTGACCGAGGGCACCATCGACCCGCACGAGCTTCTGCGGATCATGGGTCCGCGGGCGGTCCAGGTCCACCTGACCAGTGAGGTCCAGGAGGTCTACCGCTCGCAGGGTGTGCTCATCCACGACAAGCACATCGAGATCATCATCCGCCAGATGCTCAAGCGGGTGACGGTCATCGACTCCGGCTCGACCGAGTTCCTGCCGGGCGTGCTGGTCGACCGGGCGCTGTTCGAGTCGGAGAACCGCCGGCTCGTCTCCGAGGGCGGCGAGCCCGCCGCCGGCCGTCCGGTGCTGATGGGTATCACCAAGGCCTCGCTGGCCACCGACTCCTGGCTCTCGGCGGCCTCCTTCCAGGAGACCACCCGGGTGCTGACCGACGCGGCGATCAACTCGCGCAGCGACTCGCTCGTCGGCCTCAAGGAGAACGTGATCATCGGTAAGCTCATCCCGGCCGGTACGGGCATCAGCAAGTACCGCAACGTCCGGGTCGAGCCGACCGAGGAGGCGAAGGCCAAGGTCTACTCGATGACCGGCTACCCGGAGACCGACTACGGCTTCGGGCCGGCCAGCGGCCAGGCTGTTCCGCTGGACGACTTCGACTTCGGGTCGTACCGCTAG
- the fusA gene encoding elongation factor G: MAAADALANVRNIGIMAHIDAGKTTTTERILFYTGITYKIGEVHEGGAVMDWMEQEQERGITITSAATKCEWKGHTIQIIDTPGHVDFTVEVERSLRVLDGAVAVYDGVAGVEPQTENVWRQADKYNVPRMCFVNKLDRTGADFFRCVQMMIDRLNATPLVLQIPIGAESDFIGVVDLVEMRALTWRGETQKGEDYAVEEIPADLADSAAEWREKLVETLADVDDAVMEKYLEGEEISVEEIKAAIRRATIGGKANPVLTGTAFKNKGIQPMLDAVVAYLPSPLDIPAIEGTATDGETPMQRKPSKSEPFSGLAFKIQTDKHLGKLTYVRIYSGTLESGSQVVNSTKDRKERIGKIYQMHANKREERSSAQAGDIIAVQGLKQTTTGDTLCDPANPVILESMTFPEPVIEVAIEPKTKADQEKLSTAIQRLAEEDPTFRVKLDDQTGQTVISGMGELHLDILVDRMRREFNVEANIGKPQVAYRETIRRKVEKVEYTHKKQTGGSGQYARVIISLEPLPLGNDAPTYEFANAVTGGRIPREFIPSVDAGAQDAMQYGILAGFPLVGVKLTLVDGQYHEVDSSEMAFKIAGSMAMKEAARKADPALLEPMMAVEVTTPEENMGDVIGDLNSRRGIIQAMEERSGARVVKALVPLSEMFGYVGDLRSKTQGRASYSMQFDSYAEVPSSVAKEIIAKATGE; the protein is encoded by the coding sequence GTGGCCGCCGCAGACGCGCTCGCCAACGTACGCAACATCGGCATCATGGCCCACATCGATGCCGGTAAGACCACCACCACCGAGCGGATCCTGTTCTACACCGGCATCACGTACAAGATCGGTGAGGTCCACGAGGGCGGTGCCGTCATGGACTGGATGGAGCAGGAGCAGGAGCGTGGTATCACCATCACCTCCGCTGCTACCAAGTGTGAGTGGAAGGGCCACACGATCCAGATCATCGACACGCCCGGCCACGTCGACTTCACGGTCGAGGTCGAGCGTTCGCTGCGGGTGCTGGACGGCGCGGTCGCGGTCTACGACGGTGTCGCCGGCGTGGAGCCGCAGACGGAGAACGTCTGGCGGCAGGCGGACAAGTACAACGTCCCCCGGATGTGCTTCGTCAACAAGCTCGACCGTACCGGCGCCGACTTCTTCCGCTGCGTGCAGATGATGATCGACCGGCTGAACGCCACCCCGCTGGTGCTCCAGATCCCGATCGGCGCCGAGTCCGACTTCATCGGCGTGGTCGACCTGGTCGAGATGCGCGCCCTCACCTGGCGCGGCGAGACCCAGAAGGGTGAGGACTACGCGGTCGAGGAGATCCCGGCCGACCTCGCCGACTCCGCCGCCGAGTGGCGCGAGAAGCTGGTGGAGACCCTGGCCGACGTCGACGACGCGGTGATGGAGAAGTACCTGGAGGGCGAGGAGATCTCCGTCGAGGAGATCAAGGCCGCCATCCGTCGGGCCACCATCGGCGGCAAGGCCAACCCGGTCCTCACCGGCACCGCCTTCAAGAACAAGGGCATCCAGCCGATGCTCGACGCGGTCGTCGCGTACCTGCCGTCGCCGCTGGACATCCCGGCGATCGAGGGTACGGCCACCGACGGCGAGACCCCGATGCAGCGCAAGCCGTCGAAGTCGGAGCCCTTCTCGGGCCTCGCCTTCAAGATCCAGACGGACAAGCACCTCGGCAAGCTCACCTACGTGCGGATCTACTCCGGCACGCTCGAGTCCGGTTCCCAGGTGGTCAACTCCACCAAGGACCGCAAGGAGCGGATCGGCAAGATCTACCAGATGCACGCCAACAAGCGGGAAGAGCGCAGCTCGGCCCAGGCTGGCGACATCATCGCGGTGCAGGGTCTGAAGCAGACCACCACCGGTGACACGCTGTGCGATCCCGCGAACCCGGTCATCCTGGAGTCGATGACCTTCCCGGAGCCGGTCATCGAGGTCGCCATCGAGCCGAAGACCAAGGCCGACCAGGAGAAGCTCAGCACCGCCATCCAGCGGCTGGCCGAGGAGGACCCGACCTTCCGCGTCAAGCTGGACGACCAGACCGGTCAGACGGTCATCTCCGGCATGGGCGAGCTGCACCTGGACATCCTGGTCGACCGGATGCGCCGCGAGTTCAACGTCGAGGCCAACATCGGCAAGCCGCAGGTGGCCTACCGCGAGACCATCCGCCGCAAGGTGGAGAAGGTCGAGTACACCCACAAGAAGCAGACCGGTGGTTCCGGCCAGTACGCCCGGGTGATCATCAGCCTGGAGCCGCTGCCGCTGGGCAACGACGCACCGACCTACGAGTTCGCCAACGCGGTGACCGGTGGCCGTATCCCCCGGGAGTTCATCCCGTCGGTGGACGCGGGCGCCCAGGACGCCATGCAGTACGGCATCCTCGCCGGCTTCCCCCTGGTGGGCGTCAAGCTCACCCTGGTGGACGGCCAGTACCACGAGGTCGACTCGTCGGAAATGGCGTTCAAGATCGCCGGCTCGATGGCGATGAAGGAGGCGGCCCGCAAGGCCGACCCCGCACTCCTCGAGCCGATGATGGCCGTTGAGGTCACCACTCCTGAGGAGAACATGGGTGACGTCATCGGCGACCTCAACTCCCGCCGCGGCATCATCCAGGCGATGGAGGAGCGCAGCGGCGCCCGCGTCGTCAAGGCTCTGGTGCCGTTGTCGGAGATGTTCGGCTACGTCGGCGACCTGCGGTCGAAGACCCAGGGCCGGGCTAGCTACAGCATGCAGTTCGACTCCTACGCCGAGGTTCCGTCCTCGGTCGCGAAGGAGATCATCGCCAAGGCGACGGGTGAGTGA
- the rpsG gene encoding 30S ribosomal protein S7, translated as MPRKGPAPRKPLVADPVYNSPLVTQLVNKILLRGKRQLAERIVYAALEGCREKSGTDPVVTLKRAMDNVKPTLEVRSRRVGGATYQVPVEVRPARATTLGLRWLVTYSRARREKTMIERLMNELLDASNGLGAAVKRREDTHKMAESNKAFAHYRW; from the coding sequence ATGCCGCGCAAGGGACCCGCTCCGCGGAAGCCGCTGGTCGCTGACCCGGTGTACAACTCGCCGTTGGTCACCCAGCTGGTGAACAAGATCCTCCTGCGCGGTAAGCGTCAGCTCGCTGAGCGCATCGTCTACGCCGCCCTCGAGGGCTGCCGTGAGAAGTCCGGCACCGACCCGGTCGTCACCCTCAAGCGGGCGATGGACAACGTCAAGCCGACCCTCGAGGTGCGCAGCCGCCGCGTCGGTGGCGCCACCTACCAGGTCCCGGTCGAGGTGCGCCCCGCCCGGGCGACCACCCTGGGCCTGCGCTGGCTGGTCACCTACTCCCGCGCCCGTCGCGAGAAGACGATGATCGAGCGCCTGATGAACGAGCTGCTGGACGCGAGCAACGGCCTCGGTGCCGCCGTCAAGCGGCGCGAGGACACGCACAAGATGGCCGAGTCCAACAAGGCCTTCGCGCACTACCGCTGGTAA